A window of the Lactuca sativa cultivar Salinas chromosome 7, Lsat_Salinas_v11, whole genome shotgun sequence genome harbors these coding sequences:
- the LOC128127347 gene encoding xyloglucan endotransglucosylase protein 1-like: MDITFGGERAKILNGGQDLSLSLDQYSGSGFQSKHEYLFGRFDMQLKLVPGNSAGTVTTFYLSSQGAGHDEIDFEFLGNSTGNPYTIHTNVYSQGKGNKEQQFHLWFDPTAAFHTYTIVWNSLRIIFLIDNIPVRVFNNNDAAGVPFPKSQPMRVYASLWNADDWATQGGRVKTDWTNAPFTALYRKFNANAKKVGPNSSWSTQGLDAAGRNRIRWVQTKHMIYNYCNDRKRFPNGISAECKTSRFL; this comes from the exons ATGGACATCACTTTTGGGGGTGAACGTGCTAAAATTCTGAATGGAGGTCAGGATCTTTCACTTTCACTCGACCAATACTCTGGATCGGGTTTCCAGTCGAAGCACGAGTACCTGTTTGGAAGGTTCGACATGCAACTCAAACTAGTACCAGGCAATTCTGCTGGCACCGTCACCACATTCTAC TTGTCATCACAAGGTGCGGGTCACGATGAGATCGACTTCGAGTTCTTGGGCAACTCCACGGGAAACCCTTACACAATTCACACCAATGTGTATTCACAAGGGAAAGGAAACAAAGAACAGCAGTTCCACCTTTGGTTTGACCCTACCGCAGCCTTCCACACCTATACCATCGTATGGAACAGTCTAAGAATTAT TTTCTTGATAGATAACATACCAGTAAGGGTGTTCAATAACAATGATGCTGCTGGAGTCCCATTTCCCAAGAGCCAACCCATGAGGGTTTATGCCAGCCTGTGGAACGCGGATGACTGGGCAACCCAAGGTGGGCGTGTGAAGACCGACTGGACTAATGCGCCTTTCACCGCGTTATACAGGAAATTCAATGCCAATGCCAAAAAAGTTGGTCCCAATTCA TCATGGAGTACCCAAGGACTTGATGCAGCTGGCCGAAATAGGATCCGATGGGTGCAAACCAAGCACATGATCTACAACTACTGCAACGACCGCAAACGGTTTcccaatggtatttcagcggaatGCAAGACCTCTAGATTCCTTTAA